GTGAAGAGGTCGCCAAGTTCCTTTACAGCGATGGCCTGAACAAGACCGCTATCGGCGATTATTTAGGAGAAAGGTAACATTATACATAATGCTAACTTTTTATCTGTGCAGATGGCATTCGGTTGTCCAACCTGTTTTAAATTTTGCTGTATCACCACAGCACAATTTAAAAAGCGCAGctcttttattaattatatatacctCTTGCAAATTTATTGAGGTTTATGAAAGCGACTCAAGTCGTTACTGATCAATGGTTCCTGCTACTGCGTAAACCCCTAATGATGATAGTCTAGTTTCAGCAGTTTTACTATATTGTGTTAACAACATTCACCAATTTTGGTCTTGCAGGCTGGTTTCATTGTATTGATGCTGACACCGAAGTCAAAGGTAGCATTGCGACCAGTCGCGCTAAGCGACCAATGTTATCAATGTTTTGTCATGATCTATTGTATGAAATAATTGATTGTATATCAAGGAGTAAAATTGAGCGTGTATGGGTAGGTCTTAATtatctttatatatttttattgtaattattattttgaaaatttttaatatgtaaaaatgtgtttgtCATTAACTGAACTAGCCTATAAGACAAAAACAGTAAAAAGGCATTTCAGGCTAGTGGCAGCATGCTGAACCTTGCGCTGCTGTCATCGAAAACGTATACTAAACACATGAGCTTGAAACGTCAGCTTGTGTAGCTAGGGTTATATGTAATAGCGCCTCTTTCATTCTCACACCAAAGTCTTTCTATAAACATTTTGCAGAGAGCCATTCAACCTAGACGTGCTGAATGCGTTTGTGGGTATGCAGGAGCTACGAGGAATGCTCATTGTATCAGCCCTCCGACAATTTCTCTGGAGCTTCCGGTTGCCTGGTGAGGGACAGAAGATCGACAGGATGATGGAGAAGTTTGCGGAGAGATATTGCGAGCTCAATCCTGGCATTTTTACTACTACTGGTCAGTTACACCTTTAGGTCAAAGATGGTGAGCTATAAAAACAATGAGATCAGACTAAAATCAAGAGAGTCGGCATAATTCTAGAAACAGCTGTCATAATCCCGTCTGCGCTTGACTTGCTCTGTTGTGTGATGGCTTATTGTCTAGCAGTCACTTCTATATGAAGTAATTTGCAGTGTGATTTATTGCAGTCTGTAAAACAAGATGAATATTTTCAGAGCTTTCGATGAAATCATAAAAATTTTTTCGCTGACTCCGAGGGTCGaatatgcattatatttgcTGTACCATTACATTAAACGAGTCAAGTGTGAGCAATTTTTATAATGTGACACAAATATTGCACATACTGAATTTCTTTGTGTATGCATTTTTGGCTGTCTtggttttataaaaattgtaatGGTCTTCTTTgactaaaaaacatttttaaaaaatccGTCATATAGATCATCCTTTACGCTAATACTTTGTGCTAATGCTAGTCTATTGTAACATGGTCACGAACGTTTAATTTTCAGTACGACTGCAAAGGAATGTGAAGtgcgttaaaggttgacttgcaataaaattcacattacagttatttggtatgaaaagattcaccatgtcttactctgttgtgttgtaggtgccaaatatgtggatatgtgattaaaagctcttaaaagctcagaaacaaaaagccgccgtagattggaatctctttatttcgatgacgtagtcatgaaatttggttattgtcttgtcacgtgatgttctcacgggaattgaaaggccaataaaaagctcaatataaaacttatcgtagcactagtttatgacaaacacttcgggttttaccaaagaccccgtatcaaatatagatgctcgctactttacagttttgtttcggtttggtctaatcggcaagtcgttaactgatcatgtgacccaatacttcgcaaataatttctgcagcacttttcgattatcacaagtggccaacaggctcgtcatgattatcagacaatgctATGTAGTCCttcaagctaagattaaaaaattaaacatatttttatggtaggttttgatggtaggttttgagatataaGTGCTCAAAGTttcagcattacgatgccgatgaaatagacgcgtaagaacagtagacatggtttttattgcaagcatgaagtatatttgtgaaaatatttcgacgaataaggatgcatgaaagtgtaaacagaaaccatctcgcaCAACTGAGttacattttagccgttttggaaaacgaatccaaactacggcggtctcgtgtggctgcgattttctgttcgtttttgagcttttaagagcttgtaatcacctttccacatattttgcacctacaacacaacataccctacagaatgaaaatattcgttggtcataaaaattcgcgatttcccGAACAGTCaatccgcgaattattaaattcagtgaataattagttctatttttaattacaagagagaataactactgcatcaaattgaaaactagtcgctagcctagtttttaatgtaaatactaaacgtaattgagttccaaaacatttttaaaatcattgcctgagctttgagctatcaccattggcaatgcatcacatttatttacaaaattattcgaggttgtcacaagatatgcagaatggcgtcatcgcgaaaatagccgcgaggcagaagtactaaacgtagccgagttccaaaacttctttaaaatcatcgccaggcttcgagctttattgccattgcgtcaaactttacaaaattattcaaagtttttacaagttatttggcatggcttcagcatagcaaaaaagctcgcCTAGTCTgtctacattagaatcaacttcatcaatctcCAATACCGAAGtcgaggacgatcatgattctgatctggacattatggtatgtatttgatttgtagtgcagatacgtttttccataatcaactgcattagttaattcttttgtttaaaaactgatcgctttcatcaaatacttcagctaatgtttttgtacttcttcaacactcgttaatattttttcttttttgtgtttactgcagattgagaatgaaacaacctactccgattacgaaaactagagacaagtagtaatattcatcaagacaggaatattggcagagaggcaaccagtcaacctagaccccttcatcgacaacaactccttgatatcgctgtagcaaacatgataaaattatatattttatttcatgtatagatatattataatttattacaaactttagtgtacaaataaaatatttcgaatacaaataaaattttacaaacgatgaatggagtaaatataaacagtttagtccatatggcggttgtctagcaataaaattaaactggtactcttgatatgtgaacactagcgtgtaatggtgctttccgactagttattttactaatagcagatctgtcactgtcttgagtaggtgttgaaggcgattctctcgctactacatggctggtaaggaagttatcaccagaactctcctcgtgacttactattgcaaagttctgccggttggccaaagatttgtgcacgtaaaggcgtttttgttcctttttaaacaacagatatattcttctcgtaagtagctgcggtcacttcaacctcaatttccagacctccctgaatgattggtgatcttctaagaatgacatctaccaaccgtgcaatcattgttcttcggtgtatgatgaaaaatctctctctctcacactaaaacaaataatgaagcagtagggatggaaaaaaataCTGTAGTATTGCGTTTAACCGaaaaaccaaagtaaaattcaactaatttagtgaatgtaaaaactcattacttaccacaagttgttggcttatcaaaggcctctaaagcgatgaatattcgtgaaaacctctggacgcagcaaaaattgtttaacgTAGAATAGCAAGGTAGCTTCGcggttgtaagctaaatataaaccggaacacacGGTATGCGCATgcgtagtaataactattactagccgcaatagagttaacttgtCCTAGAGagcggcagttttcagccgcgaacaaattcatccgcgaatatgcatgaaaagacaattttcgcgaaatataactccgtgaataaattcatcctgtacggtagtaagacatggtgaatcttttcatatcaaataactgtaatgtgaattttgttgaaaagtcaacctttaacaataatTTGAAAAGACGTTTAAAAATTGATTGAAAATTCTTGAAGCCAAACAGCGCTTAGATAATGTTAGTGTTTGTTGGCAGATGGACAGCACATGTTAAAGTGTTGTCCATCTCACAACCATAGCAGACCACTTCTGCAATCTGTAGGTGCAGTGAATAGAAAGGTAGTAAATACATAAATGTTTACTAATGTAGATACATGCTACATTCTTTCCTACGCGATTATCATGCTCAACACCACCCTGCATAATGCAAATGTAAAGATGAAGACTGGAATTGATCAATTCGTCAGCATGAACAGGGGAATCAATAATGGAGGGGACCTGCCCAGAGATTTACTGGAGGTTTGTTAAGACCTTTAGGACCAGCTGTTTAATTGTATTGATAACATTAATCCTGGCTCAGGGTTTTTGAAAGTTTCTCCGTAGCAATTGAACAACTCATCTTTCTaccaagttttaaaatttgcattttatCGGAAAGCTCAAGGCTGTCCCTAAACAAACATGGTACCATTTACACTTCAGGAGTGATCAGCTCATCGCAATGATCTACCTAAAttggaacattttttattagGTTTTTAGGAGAGATAAAATTAGTTCAAGATCTTTCAAACGCAATCATTCTTTGCACTTTGAAACGTCACTGAGCCTTGAGAAACACCATAGTTTGACACTCTAGAATATTTTCAGATTTTGTAGTTGCAAGTGTTGCTGCCTTAGTCTATTTTTACCAGAGATGTTTGTAAGGCTTTAAAAAATGGCTCGATACCATTCTATTCTCATGAATAAATTAGCAATTCAATTCCCgattcttttgcatcacatgTCGTGCAAAAATCGCTTCAATTTACAATTCATTGCAAAACATCACAATTCAATTCTTCAGCTATCCTAACTTTAATGATTTATTTCTCTCAAATAcacaaaatcaattttctataaATTCTTAACAAAACTTAGCTCATGGcaatatatcaaaataacaataaccCGAAATCGCTAATTTAGCTACATGCTTATTTCACTACggatttcataacttttttggATGAAATAAAGTCCATGCCTACCATTTTTTACTGGCATACACTCggtatttttgttgtaaaagcaGGGTTTCCGTCATATAATTTCAACTGAAAGCTTTTTAGAATcagatttttttgaaatttttgcacaagaatcaatgatatcgaaaaacaaaatgaatgtttaatatttttgtagtttagtgaAACCGGCTGCAAAAGAGAAACGCTATCGTTTCTGCAGTTCGACTCAAGCGCAGACACACATCATCTAATATAGAAATCGTATAGTCAAGTGTATTAATGTAGAAATATAGAACAGTAGAAATGTAGTAGTCAAAATATCTTTTGGTCCAGTGTTGAAGAATTTCACTAGCAGAAATACCATTAGGTCGCTGTTTACAATATTCTTTTTCATTCAGCCTAAATTGgaaatgaaaaattgaaacCATAAAATTATGCTACGCTTTGTGAGTAAAGAAAAAACTATGTAATTGGTTCGTTTTTGGCAAGTTGATAACCTAACTTGGTAAGTTTATTGAAGCAAAGTTTTTGGTGGATCTGTTACCACTGCGATCCTTGATCATTGTTTTTGTATAGATACAAAGGTGAATCATTGTAAAGGCTTGTAAAGGCTTGTAGGCAGAATGAACAATATTTGCGAGCAGTTATAAAGCTTATAAATAACATTTTTGTCAGTACGCAGGCAAACCATAGAGCTAGGCTATATCAGTGCATAGTAGATATTATTATTGACCAATAAAACATACGTAGTGATATCGAGGTCTTGTAAAAATGTGTGCGGCTGGAAACACGGGACTACACTAGTATCTTTGCTTTGGGGGCACATCAAGTAACAGATTCGGTTACATAGGATATCAGTGTTCATGACGGATTTTTTATCAACGCCATAAGAATCAGGAGATGAATTGGGCATTTTGACTCGAGTCgttttgcttattgaaaatagaGAATCAAGTCAATTCCTCTAGGGTGACAGTAAAGATTCAATTCTTATTGGTAAGATGCTCCGAGTCAATACAATTCTACAGTAAGTAAAAGATACCAGAGAATCGAGCCAATTAAATACATTTGTGAGATTAACCTTGAGGCTTACTCGAGCAAGCATGTCAACTCGAGTGCCCTTCTCTGATTTTTACGGAATATTTTTCTTGGTCAAGGTGTTTTTCTAATGCTGTCAACTTGCAGGTGTCATAGTACTGAACCAATTCTGTTTTGCCTCGTATTGCTAACAATCGATGTGAAAGACTTTGTGTCCATTAGGATTGCAGTTGGTCATTGCAAATCATTTTatgtataatagtatataacAGAGCTCTGAAAAGCTTATGCCGGtgacatattgttttattatctttgTGTACATTTCAGTATTGAACAAtgtatgcattgttttattttcagcAGTTTTACTAATGAAAAACTGTCTAATTATTCAATACTCGCTGGTtgtccgggtattaaaaatcagcttataaataatgagaggtaatgagagttgcctgccactcgctatcagcctggcacatctccaatgaataatttgagtaagcttattaataagagctaccgcttaTCATGACGTTACACCATCACTTTGCGTTGTGACAGAAAGTGCTAGCGTATTTGCTCctatatagcgacatatattgcctagtgAATCTATCAAACTCATGTGGCTTAATTAGTAAAGTGTCGGACTGGTGAATaggagggtccgagatcaaatcttctgcgatgtGGTTTCTTTATTCTaaggttttaatagctgtagctggacaacttTTTTGCTGGACAATAGGTTTTGCTATACATgtgtaaaaactaaaaaggcTCAACGCACAACAAAGCATGTAATCATGAGGAAAGTAATGTCTCTCTAACTTCCTTTGTCAGGAGATTTTTGATTCAATCAAGAAGGAGCCATTCAAGATTCCAGAAGACGATGGCAATGACCTCAACAATACATTCTTCAACCCGGACAAGGAAGGCTGGCTTTGGAAGCAAGGTGGGACTTATCTCACAGTCATTTCATGCATTGTAAATTCTTCATGGGCAATGGTGAATGTGTGAGCTTGGATTTTGGTACATTTCTTGTAGTTCAAATTTGATgaaacattaaattatttatagaaACTGAACTACAAGCATTTGTCATGTATAATAATGGAGAACATTTTACTATTACTCGGTTCCAGGCCATTCGCGAGCGGCCTAGAGATGACTGCATACCCGTAACTATAGAGAATTACAATCTTTGTTATTAGAGTatgttaatttatttgtttatcaCCGCTTGCTAATAATCGAGCAACAGGCAAAAAGGGCAAGCAGGAAATAGTTATGGAAACCATTTACTTTGATTTTAAGTTAGAGATTAGCTGTAATTATGCGAGTGTATCATAACAGTTTAGGCTCAATGTTAATTCTCCAACGCAATGTCagcaatttaattttacaaCAGTTTCCTCAAGTTACGTTACCTATCAATTTACCGACTATGCAGTCACTAAAATAAATAAGTCCTTCGTCGTCAGGCAAGTGCTCATGCCACCAGGTTTTTGACAGGGAGTCTGAGTTTTTAAATTAGATGGTATGATTTGCAGGTGGCAGGTACCGCAATTGGAAGCGCAGATGGTTCATACTGGCTGACAAGTGCCTCTATTACTTTGAGTACACGACGGTTTGTATTCATTGCATTCAATTCTGTATTTCATGGAATGTCAGGAAAGGTTGTTTTCATTAAATTGATCGTTAAAAATCATGAtggtttgttttttttaatggAATTCTCTTTTACGAGTTAAATTTTGTCCTTTAATACATCTTTAAGATAACAGCATGATCTTCAGTATCAACAGAACTTACACTGTGTCACCGCTGACTACATTCATCTTGTTACGCGTTatattcatctatatatatgtatttctcaaagtccgtatgTCGTCTTatggctatagatcttaaaatcttgaaaattCCGTGTTCTGATAGTTTTGAACTCGCGTACTAATACCACGAATACATCGACAAGTTTCTTACCCGGACggtctaccactgagctagaacgccaTAGTGATCAAATATCTTTTCATATAACGTATACAccatgcgcgtgctaattattttagtctTGCGTCCACGAGTTACGATGctcctgttcagaaatattttggacctaagtatatgcaacgctATGCTTATTCGCCTTTTTTTATTAaagctaataatttatctcgaacttgaaatttggtgatttttgtactgattatatatgtaACCAAAATACATACGCTGAATCAACAtttcgtagtttacatacttgctatttattttacatctacattcAGTTCGTTactaatttattccagctgctcagaagactttttcccagctacattatgtttttttGGATTCTGATTTGGTACCTTGTGTTCCACAATCGTTAAATACGAACGAACTCCTTGTTCgattaaaaaatcttttacctttcttttagttaaaattaaaacatcttggtttgtatgaatattctttattttgttatttatcatttattttaatagcgatatagtatattaacaagcGCTATTTCTTTTCCTCAACAGCCGAATGTTTCATTCGTTAAACGCgtgtttcaaaaaatttaatatatatataataatggtAATCAATATTTAGACAACAGAACATATTACATAAGGTATGTTGCAAACTTGCAATATGTTATCTAAGATATTTTCTTATTGTACAGGACAAGGAGCCTAGGGGCATCATTCCTTTAGAGAGCCTGAGTGTGAGGGAGTGTGCGGAGGTACAGTCCCGACCTCACTGCTTCGAGCTCTTTGGTTTAAATGCTGAAGTTATCAAAGCCTGTAAGACAGATAAAAAGACTGGTAAAGTCATCGAAGGCCGACACAATGTCTACAAGATGTCAGCCGCCACTGGAAAGGAAATGGATGATTGGATGCGAAGCATAAAGTGAGCACAACTACATGAAATTTTTTTGGAAGTGATTTGCTAGCGTTATATTCTACTTTGCTTTCTACAAGTAGACAATATTGTCTTTAAATATACTAGACATGTTTAGACCGACTAGATGTTATTAAGGTCTTAAACAACGATTGAAGAGCGATAGAATTATCTTGTATGTTGTCGCAAGTGCGGAAGGTCAAGCTGAAGTTGACTAGTTATATCTATATCATTCAAAATTTCTACACATCTGATTGCTAAGATTTCTTCCAACATGTAGCATCTTGTATTAGCTGTGGGTGATAACTAGAAAGTCCTGGGAAATAGCTGCCCAATTCTAATCATTAACAGAGTTTCCTAGAGCCAAGATTGGTCTTTAAAATCATAAAGGTACTCATTACATAATCCGCATGGCATGTAAAACATAAACATCGATTTTTATCAGCGCTAATAACTTGTGGTACCACCGGCTGTCAGCAATGGGTCACTTTAATTCATATTGGACTAGGCTGGCAAGAGTCAATGGTCAGAGCTGCAACATGGAACTGTGAAAATGTGCAACTTTTTGTGTCATACAAACGGGTTACctatgaaaatgaaatatttacatacatCTAGTGTATTCAAGCGTGCCCACTGTTATCCTTCAAACTGGACGCTGTTCAAATTATGCCTTAGATAGAATACCGGTGTGTAATATAGCCATGTTtggttgtattattttatagatGTACAGTTTACTGTGGTTATtaaatttttgaagttgttagtGCGATAATTTTTACTTGCTAGTTAGTTTTACCTCACTTGGTTTTTTCATGTGCATTGTTGTGCTCGTATGCTAAAAACTAGGGTCAAGCCTCAATATGCGAAGTCAATTCATTCTAATATTTGCTTCTGATGTCAAACTGCCATATGTTGGAGTAACTATTCTTATCAAACTGCATTGTATGTTTATTAATTCATTCTACACTTTCATAGATTTGCTAAAGAAACTCATAAAGAGCTGTAGGTTCAGTAGTGCGTAGGTGTCGTCCTAGAGGGCGATAGAAACATGCAAAATAATCCACTggtctttttttgttttatcaaaatcattgctgaaaaatcaaatatcattatattggtataaatagatgtaattttaaaatactaTCAGTCAAGCATTCAGAATCATCAAGGTGATACGGAGTTAACTTGAATAGACAAGATCAGGTGCTTGTAGAGTCGCCAGTAGTGTAGAGCCTACTAGGCTATATGGGTGTTTCTTACCGACAGTTTATATTTCTGCAGGAGGCTGACTGGCACCTAGAGAGCCTGACGGTAACTATTCAGGTTCCTAACATTACATGTTATGGGCATCATTAACCCGGCATTCTTTAATCATTGCTTGGCAGAGAAGCACATAGTTGGTTGGATAATTTGTAACCAACAGCTAGAAGGCTTGTATCAGTGCTTAGAGCTCAATTACTAAAAAGTGTCACAAACTTGGTTGTATATTCTGAATAAACTTATTAAAATCCAAGTATTTCACTTTTTATCATTGTGCTTTCTTTTTAATACATTAATAATTAAATGTAGTCTGTAATTTCCTTgtgttatatactgtatatatgtctTTTGGTTTGGTGATGGTAGCAAATTAATTCTGTTGCACCCCCTTGTTTATTCTAGATGGCACCGTGTTGTTGTATGTAGCTCAGGGGTTACCGTATGCTTGCTGTTGCGTTTACTAACCAACAGTGGGAAATGGTTGTTTGCTTCCAGTGTAGGGGTAGCATTTTCTGACACTTACAATCCGTTTACCTCTGCTTTATAAATCAGCCTGTCTGTACTGGATGAATCGATTTTGGCATTTGTAGTATTGATCCTTTTATCTTACAGCATTTCATCTTTTCTATGTTTTCATATCTACTAGAGATATAGGAATAACAGAAGTTTCATATCTACTAGAAATATAGGAATAACAGAAGTTTCATATCTACTAGAGATATAGGAATAACAGAAGTTTCATATCTACTAGAGATATAGGAATAACAGAAGTTTCATATCTACTAGAGATATAGGAATAACAGAAGTTTCATATCTACTAGAGATATAGGAATAACAGAAGTTTCATATCTACTAGAGATATAGGAATAACAGAAGTTTCATATCTACTAGAGATATAGGAATAACAGAAGTTTCATATCTACTAGAGATATAGGAATAACAGAAGTTTCATATCTACTAGAGATATAGGAATAACAGAAGTTTCATATCTACTAGAGATATAGGAATAACAGAAGTTTCATATCTACTAGAGATATAGGAATAACAGAAGTTTCATATCTACTAGAGATATAGGAATAACAGAAGTTTCATATCTACTAGAGATATAGGAATAACAGAAGTGGCTCAACAAAAATACAAGCAAGAGTGATTAGAAAATTAAACattcaaagttattttattattccGGTCATCAATGAATCCAttaattttttccattttttatagTAAGTAGCGATTAAAGAGTATTCTTAAGTCATTTCATTTTCAGGGAACTACAAAGTTCCCAAActactgcatttcttatttgctttattattaaaacagaTTAAATAATGTCACTGAGTGTGGAAGAAAATTTTGCTTTAATATAAGACGTTTAGAAACACAGCATGACAATCATTTATTGTAGTGCAAACAACATTTTGCCTACAACTTAGTCATGatgtagttatattatagtCAATGGCTAGCAACTTAATATTTGTTGTCGTATCACTCCTAGATTTGGTGTGTGTGATACCATTTGACCGCTTGTGAAATAAGCTTCACTGGTGTGGCCCTTCAAGCTTGCACTTTCTTGAGCAATGCATGCGTAGGTCTGTTATCTTTAGGCAGCTAGAACATGTTCATTCTGAGATTGTTGGTCTGTTCGTTGTTGCCTTACTTTCCTCTTTTTTGTTTGTAGCTCGTACATCAGCCATAACCCTGTGTACGATATGGTGCACGTTAAGAGACAGAAAATAAAGCACACAGGTTACTGAGCCCCCATCATACTCTCTTCTCGATGTTTTGGCACAGTTTCATTAGGTTCTATCATCTTGTGCTTAAGCTTATTATACTTGCTTTGATTTTATCAATAGCGTTTCCTGTCCTCAAATCGATGCATTGATTTTTATTATATCTAATATGCAACTGCTTTTTCTAGGTCATTGTAGGTGATTTTGTATCAGTTATAGTTCATTAGTAAGAACTCGTCTAAAGGCGAGCCGACGCAATATTAAATACTGACTATTTGATGACAAAGTAGATTTGCTTCTGCAGTATTGTTCTGGGTTGATTTTTTGGTGCTGAAATGTGTTCCTCTGGTATCATCGGATTTGAACAATCATTTGATTTACATATAGTTGATACCTTGATATAGTTGATTTCTCTAGTTACCATTGCGCAAGTGGGAATGACTAGAATTTCTTATCTTTAATGCTTTTAACATatatactaattttaaattttgatttcCTTGACCTTTGAAAGATATGCAAAGAGATTGAATTTTGCACCAAAATGGTTGTTTTGCTACATGTCATGGTATTGGCATGTTATCATTAGAGTTCGTTCATTCACATGATAGAACTAACGTTTATTCAGTAGCACTATGTGTTCTGTGATCTGCAGTTCtagatgaaaataaaactaataaaagaaCATATTCTTTGTCAAGTTATAATTTCTTACTGTAATCTTTCTAACAACATTCACATGAATAGCACATTAACTCGtctttaaaaatttttgcatTTGATTTCATGATTGACAATCAacttttagtttattttattttttcttaagaGTAAAATATTTCACTAGCAATTGTGAAATTACATAGAAGTCACATTGAACAATTTGTGTGAATGAACAGATGGCCAACTTAGTTCGATGCCTATTAAAGACACCTAGAAATGTTACACTTTTGCGGCTTAGTTATACACAGATTTTTCTGCTACGGAAGACTGAAATATCTGTCATTTTTACTGCGGTCTTCACCTATTTCTGATAATCGAAATTGTCAGTAAAATATTGTTTGTGAAGACAAACCAAGAGGTTGCAACCAAAAAATGTAATGATAGGTAGCATGAAACGATTGCAGCTGCTGACATAATTGAAAGCTTCATAAAAAGTATATGACtaaaaacaagcaaaaaataGTTAGGCATGATGCATCAATGGCTTGTGAACCTCAAATATCTGAGTCGATACTGAAAACTTTGTACCTCAATTTTCCGCTTTGGGCTCATCTTATGCTAAAACTGCCGTTGTATGACTTACTCTCACAACAGAGTGATAAGCTCAAACTCATCCAGCTTGGGTTCAGGCAGGGGCATTGTAGTTATATCCTGACAGTTGTGGGTTTGCAAAATACtgataaaaataagttttataataaaaatgatagaaaatagcTCTTAATATAATTTCTGTCATCGAGTAGACTA
The genomic region above belongs to Watersipora subatra chromosome 1, tzWatSuba1.1, whole genome shotgun sequence and contains:
- the LOC137385449 gene encoding cytohesin-1-like; protein product: MKMDKGFDINDLTDDERMLLDKIRRRKEKLIEEIQLLQSEISGISEEMDGMDVAEDRKESSREKKLVDGKKKFNVNPDEGITYLIDQGLLERNCEEVAKFLYSDGLNKTAIGDYLGEREPFNLDVLNAFVGMQELRGMLIVSALRQFLWSFRLPGEGQKIDRMMEKFAERYCELNPGIFTTTDTCYILSYAIIMLNTTLHNANVKMKTGIDQFVSMNRGINNGGDLPRDLLEEIFDSIKKEPFKIPEDDGNDLNNTFFNPDKEGWLWKQGGRYRNWKRRWFILADKCLYYFEYTTDKEPRGIIPLESLSVRECAEVQSRPHCFELFGLNAEVIKACKTDKKTGKVIEGRHNVYKMSAATGKEMDDWMRSINSYISHNPVYDMVHVKRQKIKHTGY